In Balaenoptera acutorostrata chromosome 19, mBalAcu1.1, whole genome shotgun sequence, the following proteins share a genomic window:
- the BBC3 gene encoding bcl-2-binding component 3: MARARQEGSSPEPVEGLARDGPRPFPLSRLVPSAVSCGLCEPGLPAAPAAPALLPAAYLCAPTAPPAVTAALGAPRWPGGPRSRPRGPRPDGPQPSLSPAEQHLESPVPSAPGALAGGPTQAAPGVRGEEEQWAREIGAQLRRMADDLNALYERRRQEEQQRHRPSPWRVLYNLVMGLLPLPRRRGAPEMEPN, from the exons ATGGCCCGAGCACGCCAGGAGGGCAGCTCTCCCGAGCCCGTAGAGGGCCTGGCCCGCGACGGCCCGCGTCCCTTCCCCCTCAGCCGCCTGGTGCCCTCGGCCGTATCCTGCGGCCTCTGCGAACCCGGCCTGCctgccgcccccgccgcccccgccctgcTGCCCGCCGCCTACCTCTGCGCCCCCACCGCCCCGCCCGCCGTCACCGCCGCCCTGGGGGCCCCCCGCTGGCCTGGGGGTCCTCGCAGCCGGCCCCGAGGCCCGCGCCCCGACG GTCCTCAGCCCTCACTCTCGCCCGCGGAGCAGCACCTGGAATCGCCAGTGCCCAGCGCCCCGGGGGCCCTGGCGGGCGGCCCCACCCAAGCGGCCCCGGGAGTCCGGGGGGAGGAGGAGCAGTGGGCCCGAGAGATCGGGGCCCAGCTGCGGCGGATGGCGGACGATCTCAACGCGCTGTACGAGCGGCGG AGACAAGAGGAGCAGCAGCGACACCGCCCCTCCCCGTGGAGGGTCCTGTACAATCTCGTCATGGGACTCCTGCCCTTACCCAGGCGCCGCGGAGCCCCGGAGATGGAGCCCAATTAG